One window of the Magnolia sinica isolate HGM2019 chromosome 19, MsV1, whole genome shotgun sequence genome contains the following:
- the LOC131234881 gene encoding uncharacterized protein LOC131234881 yields MKRQLSFSLFFFSFTFLCLSLFFCHGIESPQFTVVRSESDFEIRLHGESSWMTAPVQTDSFETATKEGFHRLYIYIHGGNEDSYHLAMTAPVLTSIDPDAQSSSEYSVRLYLSTNINGGPPHPLPNLNLKFTKWGSRCVAVRKFSGFAKDDNIIKEAENLSVSLQRSNSTNPLILEDKHAYTIAQYNSSSHLVGRLNEVWMNVVGHANKAC; encoded by the exons ATGAAGAGAcagctctccttctctctcttcttcttctcatttactttcttgTGCTTATCTCTCTTCTTCTGTCATGGAATTGAATCCCCCCAATTCACTGTTGTTCGCTCCGAATCCGATTTCGAGATCAGATTGCATGGAGAATCGTCATGGATGACGGCACCTGTTCAAACGGATTCTTTCGAAACGGCCACGAAAGAAGGCTTCCATAG GTTGTatatatacatccatggtggTAACGAGGATTCTTATCATCTTGCAATGACCGCTCCCGTCTTAACAAGCATCGACCCGGATGCCCAGTCATCATCAGAGTATTCTGTGAGATTATATCTGTCCACAAATATTAACGGCGGCCCACCTCATCCCCTTCCCAATCTGAATCTGAAGTTCACCAAATGGGGGAGTCGTTGTGTAGCAGTTAGGAAGTTCTCCGGATTTGCTAAGGATGACAATATCATCAAAGAAGCAGAAAATCTTTCAGTCAGCTTACAAAGATCCAACTCAACCAATCCATTAATTTTAGAAGATAAGCACGCTTACACGATTGCTCAGTACAATTCCTCGTCTCACCTTGTTGGACGCTTGAATGAAGTGTGGATGAATGTTGTCGGACATGCAAATAAGGCTTGCTAA